A window of the bacterium genome harbors these coding sequences:
- a CDS encoding glycerophosphodiester phosphodiesterase family protein, with translation MLIFAHRGLKLEHPENTMPAFAAALEAGFGIELDVRLTKDRQLICLHNPDTEHVTGTKLTVRESTYEELSRLDVLKPGVKIPRFPDVAEQIMARFGPTQKAAIHVKGDEQGEQQIRILLEAFRRCGLHEKALLFDLTFETAERVRKADPSVEIAISVGEKNYAPTIYTWGEARQHLNLFHTVWWDEWKIPASEYTEQRAREIQRAGKKIYAISPELHADHGHSHALQGYEKDWRNFITWKIDGVCTAHPRDLDDLLGLL, from the coding sequence ATGCTGATTTTTGCACATCGAGGATTAAAGTTGGAGCATCCGGAAAACACTATGCCGGCGTTTGCCGCGGCGCTCGAGGCGGGATTTGGCATTGAGCTTGACGTGCGGCTCACGAAAGACAGACAGCTTATATGCCTGCACAATCCGGACACGGAGCACGTGACTGGCACGAAGCTCACGGTCCGGGAGAGCACGTACGAAGAGCTTTCTCGGTTGGACGTACTGAAACCGGGTGTGAAAATTCCACGTTTTCCGGACGTGGCAGAGCAAATAATGGCGCGGTTTGGCCCAACACAGAAAGCCGCTATCCATGTGAAGGGCGACGAGCAGGGAGAGCAACAGATCCGCATACTGCTCGAGGCTTTCAGGCGTTGCGGCCTGCACGAAAAAGCCCTGCTCTTCGATCTCACATTCGAAACCGCCGAGCGCGTGCGCAAAGCCGACCCGTCTGTCGAAATTGCGATCTCGGTCGGCGAGAAGAATTATGCTCCTACCATATACACCTGGGGAGAGGCGCGGCAGCACCTCAATCTCTTCCACACGGTCTGGTGGGATGAGTGGAAAATACCGGCCAGTGAGTATACTGAGCAGCGCGCCCGGGAAATCCAGAGGGCGGGTAAAAAGATTTACGCGATATCGCCAGAACTTCACGCCGATCACGGCCACTCGCACGCTCTCCAGGGCTACGAGAAAGACTGGCGGAATTTCATCACGTGGAAAATTGACGGGGTGTGCACCGCCCACCCGCGAGACCTTGACGATCTGCTCGGGTTGCTATAG
- a CDS encoding SIS domain-containing protein: MHTRTFRLYLDALSQTLERMQADEELLGRVESARECLGASLASGCKVLIAGNGASATHAEYFASQLVGSFNKSKRRALPALALTTDTSFLTAWSNDVGFESVFARQIEALGRTGDVFIAISTSGNSPNILAGVDEARRQRLKTVSLLGKDGGAMKGRADYEIIVPSSSTQEIQDAHQWILHSWCEALTEMFENK, translated from the coding sequence ATGCACACGAGAACGTTTCGACTATATCTTGATGCACTGTCTCAGACGCTCGAGCGCATGCAAGCGGATGAGGAGCTCCTGGGACGCGTCGAGTCTGCGCGGGAGTGTCTCGGCGCCTCGCTTGCGAGCGGTTGTAAGGTGCTTATCGCAGGAAACGGCGCGAGCGCGACGCACGCCGAGTATTTTGCCTCACAGCTCGTGGGGTCGTTCAATAAAAGCAAACGCCGCGCTCTCCCCGCGCTTGCGCTCACCACCGATACGTCGTTCCTCACCGCGTGGAGTAACGACGTTGGCTTCGAGAGCGTTTTTGCACGCCAGATCGAGGCGCTTGGGAGAACGGGCGATGTTTTTATAGCAATCTCAACGAGCGGAAACTCACCGAACATCCTTGCGGGGGTCGACGAGGCGCGCCGACAGCGTCTCAAGACCGTGAGCCTCCTCGGCAAGGACGGCGGTGCGATGAAAGGTCGCGCGGACTATGAGATTATCGTGCCATCCTCATCAACCCAAGAGATTCAAGACGCTCATCAGTGGATCCTCCACAGTTGGTGCGAGGCACTCACGGAAATGTTCGAAAATAAATGA
- a CDS encoding SIS domain-containing protein, with the protein MNNLEKIFLASQNIEAFAGGYFRYLAGLLESLDQGAISAFMQTLENARVHDSTVFVAGNGGSASTASHIGNDIGMAMVKVAQRNRPYRVFPLTDHVSTMTAVGNDYGYDDIFTKQLAIHYRDGDVLVVISASGNSPNVVRAAEWVRERQGTVLGLLGFDGGKLKDLCHVPIVVATPKGEYGPVEDVHLILNHMLTSWIQQKFGGSAAVSLAPHAHPTGMPYAI; encoded by the coding sequence ATGAATAACCTGGAAAAAATATTTTTAGCGAGTCAAAACATCGAGGCCTTTGCCGGTGGTTATTTCCGCTACCTCGCTGGGCTTCTTGAGTCCCTTGACCAGGGAGCGATCAGCGCGTTTATGCAAACACTCGAAAACGCGCGAGTCCACGACAGTACGGTGTTCGTGGCAGGAAACGGCGGGTCCGCGTCAACGGCCTCGCATATAGGGAACGACATCGGGATGGCGATGGTGAAGGTGGCGCAGCGTAATCGGCCGTACCGGGTTTTCCCGCTCACGGATCATGTGTCAACCATGACCGCTGTCGGCAACGATTACGGATATGACGACATCTTCACGAAGCAGCTTGCGATACACTACAGAGACGGGGACGTGCTCGTCGTGATCTCAGCGAGCGGCAATTCCCCGAATGTGGTGAGAGCAGCAGAGTGGGTGCGCGAGAGGCAGGGGACGGTCCTCGGACTTCTCGGGTTTGACGGCGGGAAGCTGAAGGACCTCTGCCATGTGCCGATCGTCGTGGCGACGCCGAAGGGCGAGTACGGGCCGGTTGAGGACGTTCACCTGATCTTGAACCACATGCTTACAAGCTGGATACAGCAGAAGTTCGGGGGTAGCGCGGCCGTTTCGCTTGCGCCGCACGCGCACCCCACAGGGATGCCGTATGCAATTTGA
- a CDS encoding phosphoglycerate dehydrogenase, translating to MSEIVVTSRTFSGTKELREELLKHFPDTAFNSDRALADDDLAFFIGDARGAIVGLERIHEGVLDKRLNLEIIAKYGVGLDNIDGEACARRNITIGWTGGVNRLSVAEMTLGFMLALSRNLFKTSARLKRGEWDKSGGFELSGKTVGIIGVGHVGKEVIRLLKPFGCRILVNDIIDQADYYRDEGVEEVSKEEIFRRADIVSIHTPLTEATRALVNEGTLSMMRPDSHLINTARGPIVKLEALTQALKSGRLAGAAIDVYNEEPPKDKELLALENVITTPHIGGNSKEAVLAMGMSAIEHLRRHFKR from the coding sequence ATGAGTGAAATTGTTGTAACTTCCCGGACATTCTCCGGGACAAAAGAGTTGCGAGAGGAGCTCTTGAAACATTTTCCGGATACTGCGTTCAATAGTGATCGGGCGCTCGCGGACGATGACCTGGCATTCTTTATTGGCGATGCTCGTGGGGCGATTGTCGGACTCGAGAGAATACACGAAGGGGTGTTAGACAAGCGCCTAAATTTAGAAATAATCGCGAAATATGGCGTCGGACTCGACAACATTGACGGTGAGGCTTGTGCGCGGCGCAACATCACGATTGGCTGGACCGGCGGCGTGAACCGACTCTCGGTCGCAGAAATGACGCTCGGCTTCATGCTTGCGCTCTCGCGGAATCTTTTTAAGACATCAGCCCGATTAAAGCGCGGAGAGTGGGACAAGAGCGGCGGTTTCGAGTTGAGCGGGAAGACGGTCGGCATCATCGGCGTTGGGCATGTCGGAAAAGAAGTCATTCGCCTGCTCAAGCCCTTTGGCTGCCGGATATTGGTAAACGATATTATTGATCAGGCCGATTACTACCGCGACGAGGGGGTTGAGGAGGTCAGTAAGGAGGAAATTTTTAGGCGTGCAGATATAGTAAGTATCCACACGCCGCTTACAGAAGCGACACGCGCTCTCGTCAACGAGGGAACGCTTTCGATGATGCGGCCTGACTCACACCTCATTAATACCGCGCGCGGTCCCATAGTGAAGCTAGAGGCCTTGACGCAGGCTCTAAAATCTGGCAGGCTTGCCGGGGCGGCGATTGACGTCTACAACGAGGAGCCTCCCAAGGACAAAGAATTACTCGCGCTCGAGAACGTGATAACGACGCCGCACATAGGAGGCAACTCCAAAGAAGCGGTTCTCGCGATGGGCATGAGTGCCATAGAGCACTTGAGGCGACACTTCAAGAGATAA
- a CDS encoding SDR family NAD(P)-dependent oxidoreductase, with product MQFDFTGKIIIVTGGTRGIGKSIAEHFAALGGEVIATGTDLDRLSAAQGLTFRRERRANYFHLDFLEDGSCDSFVTEVEECYGRVDILVNNAGINEVGAIGETSTVDFENVMKVNVTGPLQLLQETSVMMKKNGYGRIVNVASIFGVVARDKRVSYITSKNALIGLTKAAAVDLAPYNILVNAVSPGFVATEMTKRMLADPRERDALLAKVPLRRCAEPDEIAKVVLFLTSDLNTFITAQNIIVDGGFVSV from the coding sequence ATGCAATTTGATTTCACCGGCAAGATAATTATTGTGACCGGCGGCACGCGCGGCATCGGGAAAAGTATTGCCGAGCATTTCGCGGCGCTTGGCGGAGAAGTCATTGCCACCGGCACGGACCTGGATCGTCTGAGCGCCGCGCAGGGTCTCACTTTTCGTCGTGAGCGGCGAGCAAATTACTTTCATCTGGATTTTCTCGAGGACGGCTCGTGTGACTCTTTTGTGACGGAAGTAGAGGAGTGCTACGGGCGCGTTGATATATTGGTGAACAATGCCGGTATCAATGAGGTCGGGGCAATTGGCGAGACGAGTACAGTGGACTTCGAGAACGTGATGAAGGTGAATGTGACTGGCCCCCTGCAGCTGCTACAAGAGACGAGCGTCATGATGAAGAAAAACGGATACGGGCGCATCGTTAATGTCGCGTCCATTTTTGGCGTTGTCGCACGCGACAAGCGCGTCTCGTATATAACGTCTAAAAATGCGCTGATTGGCCTCACCAAGGCCGCAGCAGTTGACCTTGCCCCGTATAATATCCTTGTAAACGCAGTTTCGCCCGGCTTCGTGGCGACAGAGATGACAAAACGGATGCTTGCTGATCCCCGCGAGCGCGATGCGCTTCTCGCAAAAGTGCCACTCCGGCGCTGTGCAGAACCAGACGAGATAGCGAAAGTCGTGCTGTTCTTAACAAGCGATCTGAACACTTTCATCACCGCGCAAAATATTATCGTCGACGGGGGGTTTGTGAGTGTATAG
- a CDS encoding aldolase/citrate lyase family protein — protein sequence MKPVSIGTWITLGHPSIAEIFAAADFDWVCVDMEHSVIDYTEAQLLIAAIQSKGKQAYVRVGENNPRIIKRVLDAGADGIIVPMVCSASDARRAVEAVRYPPRGKRGVGLARAQGYGFSFDEYKRGKAKDIKLVVIIEHIDAIKNLREIIEVEGVDGTFIGPYDLSGSLGKPGDYNEPDVQAALADYERIALQYDKWVGFHVVPPDHRLVEEKIAKGYNFIAFCFDAAFLGNACRTELSQIARP from the coding sequence ATGAAACCTGTCTCTATAGGCACGTGGATCACGCTCGGGCATCCGTCTATCGCGGAGATTTTTGCTGCGGCTGATTTCGACTGGGTGTGCGTTGATATGGAGCACTCGGTGATTGACTATACCGAAGCGCAGCTTTTAATCGCGGCTATCCAGTCGAAAGGAAAGCAGGCATACGTGCGCGTCGGGGAGAACAACCCACGGATCATCAAGAGGGTGCTTGATGCGGGCGCCGACGGCATTATTGTACCGATGGTCTGCTCCGCGAGCGATGCGCGTCGAGCGGTAGAGGCGGTGCGGTATCCGCCGCGAGGGAAGCGCGGCGTGGGGCTTGCGCGCGCGCAAGGGTACGGCTTTTCTTTTGACGAGTATAAGCGCGGCAAAGCGAAAGACATCAAGCTCGTGGTGATAATCGAGCACATTGACGCCATCAAGAACCTGCGAGAGATCATCGAGGTGGAGGGCGTTGATGGCACGTTCATCGGCCCGTATGATCTTTCCGGCTCGCTCGGCAAACCGGGAGACTACAATGAACCGGATGTGCAGGCGGCGCTCGCCGACTATGAGCGCATCGCGCTCCAGTATGACAAGTGGGTCGGTTTCCATGTGGTGCCGCCGGATCACCGGCTTGTCGAAGAAAAGATCGCGAAGGGGTACAATTTTATTGCCTTCTGTTTCGATGCGGCATTTCTTGGCAACGCGTGCAGGACCGAGTTAAGTCAAATAGCAAGGCCGTAA
- the kdsB gene encoding 3-deoxy-manno-octulosonate cytidylyltransferase, with translation MKVVGIIPARMASTRFPGKPLAPIHGMPMVGHCLLRSSLCSLMDEVYVATCDQEIFDYVESIGGKAVMTANTHERATDRTAEAVAKIEEATGESIDLVVMVQGDEPMVVPEMLEKAIRPMLDDPSLNILNIIARVDRETFESPNTVKVVVDGTGRALYLSRSPIPSDAKYKGEIPMLKQLGIILFNKDFLIKYNRMPATPLETIESVDMLRVIENGIRLQTSITDTDTSSVDTPEDLERVIARMKSDPLIATYVKSPS, from the coding sequence ATGAAAGTTGTTGGCATAATACCCGCGCGCATGGCGTCAACCCGTTTTCCAGGCAAGCCCCTGGCGCCAATCCACGGCATGCCCATGGTGGGGCATTGCTTATTGAGGAGTAGCCTCTGTTCGCTTATGGACGAGGTGTATGTGGCGACGTGCGACCAGGAGATTTTTGATTATGTAGAGAGCATTGGCGGGAAGGCGGTGATGACCGCGAATACGCACGAGCGTGCCACTGATCGTACCGCAGAGGCGGTCGCGAAGATCGAAGAGGCGACCGGCGAGTCGATAGACCTCGTCGTCATGGTGCAGGGCGATGAGCCGATGGTCGTGCCGGAAATGCTCGAAAAAGCAATCCGGCCGATGTTAGACGATCCGTCTCTCAATATCTTGAACATTATTGCGCGCGTGGACCGTGAGACTTTTGAAAGCCCCAACACCGTAAAGGTGGTAGTGGACGGCACGGGGAGGGCGCTCTATCTTTCTCGATCTCCTATTCCATCGGACGCGAAATACAAAGGTGAGATACCGATGTTAAAGCAGCTCGGCATTATTCTTTTCAACAAAGATTTCCTGATAAAGTACAACCGCATGCCCGCGACGCCCCTAGAGACAATAGAGTCCGTTGACATGCTGCGCGTTATTGAAAACGGCATTCGCTTGCAGACGTCGATAACGGACACAGATACCAGCTCCGTTGATACGCCGGAGGACCTCGAGAGAGTCATCGCGCGGATGAAATCCGATCCCCTTATTGCAACGTACGTGAAGTCGCCATCATGA
- a CDS encoding Gfo/Idh/MocA family oxidoreductase: MIKKRVGIVGYGVVGKRRRSFIDAHPVLTTVAVSDITFPEDVVEAGGARAYRDYQHLLKEDLDALFVSVPNYLAPEATIAGLKQGLHVFCEKPPGRSVKDIEEVIQEEKSHPGLILKYGFNHRYHDSVQAALKIIESGEMGEIINVRGVYGKSKVVPFSGGWRSERKYAGGGILLDQGIHMLDLMRLFCGEFREVRSAVSNDFWNHDVEDNAYAIMKDERGRVAMIHSSATLWEHGFSLHVFLEKGYLKLSGLVTGSKSYGEETLQIGRRGDSDQGTLGSETIKYLDDNSWKREIDEFADAIQGGAPVKFGTSEDALDTMKLVYRIYFADRAWRDKFSIADPDA, from the coding sequence ATGATAAAAAAGAGGGTAGGCATTGTCGGGTACGGGGTCGTGGGCAAGAGGCGGAGAAGTTTTATAGACGCGCACCCCGTGCTCACGACCGTTGCGGTCTCTGACATAACGTTTCCCGAAGACGTTGTGGAGGCGGGCGGCGCGCGGGCGTATCGAGACTACCAACACCTGCTGAAAGAGGACTTGGATGCTCTGTTTGTTTCTGTCCCCAACTACCTTGCTCCGGAGGCGACCATCGCGGGGCTCAAACAAGGCCTCCATGTTTTTTGCGAAAAGCCGCCCGGTCGCTCGGTCAAAGACATTGAGGAGGTGATACAGGAAGAAAAATCGCACCCGGGTTTAATTTTGAAATATGGATTTAACCACCGGTACCACGACTCTGTTCAGGCGGCCCTGAAGATTATCGAGTCGGGAGAGATGGGGGAAATTATCAACGTACGCGGGGTGTATGGGAAGAGCAAAGTAGTCCCGTTTTCCGGGGGGTGGCGATCGGAAAGAAAATACGCCGGAGGGGGCATTCTCCTTGATCAAGGAATCCACATGCTGGACTTGATGCGTTTGTTCTGTGGGGAGTTTCGGGAGGTGCGGAGTGCTGTGTCGAACGATTTTTGGAACCACGACGTGGAGGATAATGCGTACGCCATCATGAAAGACGAGCGGGGGAGGGTTGCCATGATCCACTCGAGCGCCACCCTCTGGGAACACGGTTTTTCTCTGCATGTCTTTTTAGAAAAGGGATATCTCAAGCTCTCCGGCCTCGTGACCGGTTCAAAAAGCTACGGGGAGGAAACACTGCAGATTGGGCGGCGAGGCGATTCGGACCAGGGTACACTGGGCTCTGAGACCATTAAATACCTGGATGATAATTCCTGGAAGCGTGAAATAGACGAGTTCGCCGATGCCATACAAGGCGGCGCTCCTGTAAAGTTCGGCACGAGCGAAGACGCGCTCGACACCATGAAATTGGTCTACCGGATCTACTTCGCCGATCGAGCATGGCGTGATAAATTTAGCATCGCGGACCCTGATGCGTAG
- a CDS encoding 3-dehydroquinate synthase has product MLHTFSVKSSVHNYTAAFVDDAPTTLASCLSEGDFVIVDKNVLELYERTIGALVRGHGHVVLDATEEKKSYLGVVSVLEHLIENGFRKNNRLVAIGGGITQDVTAFVASILYRGVAWSFFPTTLLAMGDSCIGSKTAINFGRYKNQVGNFYPPHQIFIDMTWLDTLPERDMKSGLGEMLHYYIVSGERDYERFVREYVRALTDRETLRGVIERSLEIKKKIIELDEFDRNERQVLNYGHSFGHALECVTHHKIPHGIGVVFGMDMANFISMKLGFISKELFEDLSAFFSKVCAGFDMGDSNFDTFMDALGRDKKNVGSDLGLILMRGVGQTFKTVVRPDRQFREWMGEYFAARIH; this is encoded by the coding sequence ATGCTGCATACTTTTTCAGTAAAATCTTCGGTCCATAATTACACGGCTGCTTTTGTCGATGATGCACCAACTACGCTCGCGTCATGCCTCTCGGAGGGCGATTTTGTGATCGTTGATAAAAATGTCCTCGAGCTGTACGAGCGTACGATCGGAGCTCTTGTCCGCGGCCACGGGCACGTTGTCCTTGACGCGACCGAGGAGAAGAAGAGTTATCTCGGGGTCGTGTCGGTGCTTGAGCACCTGATTGAGAATGGCTTCAGGAAAAACAACCGTCTTGTCGCGATTGGCGGGGGTATTACACAGGACGTGACGGCCTTTGTAGCCTCCATTCTTTATCGAGGCGTGGCGTGGTCGTTTTTCCCGACGACGCTCCTTGCGATGGGCGACAGCTGTATTGGGAGTAAAACAGCGATTAACTTTGGACGCTACAAAAATCAGGTGGGCAATTTTTATCCGCCGCACCAAATTTTTATTGACATGACGTGGCTCGACACGCTGCCCGAGCGCGATATGAAATCAGGGCTAGGTGAGATGCTGCACTACTATATTGTCTCCGGAGAGCGGGATTACGAACGCTTTGTTCGTGAGTATGTTCGCGCACTCACCGATCGGGAGACTCTGCGGGGAGTTATTGAGAGGAGTCTCGAGATTAAGAAAAAAATTATAGAACTGGACGAATTCGACCGGAATGAAAGACAGGTTTTGAATTACGGCCATTCCTTCGGACATGCTCTTGAGTGCGTGACCCACCACAAGATACCGCACGGCATAGGGGTTGTGTTCGGTATGGACATGGCGAATTTCATCTCGATGAAGCTGGGGTTTATCTCAAAAGAGCTGTTTGAAGACCTCAGCGCATTTTTTTCGAAGGTCTGTGCGGGTTTTGACATGGGAGACAGTAACTTCGATACATTTATGGACGCGCTCGGCAGGGACAAAAAAAATGTCGGGTCAGATCTCGGGTTGATATTGATGCGTGGCGTGGGGCAGACGTTTAAGACCGTCGTCCGCCCCGATCGCCAATTCAGAGAGTGGATGGGAGAATATTTTGCCGCTAGAATTCATTAA